The segment tcttttattagtagagattctCGGTTGATTTAAAAGAGTTGTACTGTGTATACTTTTTTTATGTCACATGACCGTAAACTTTAGTTACAttaattataagtttataacatTCGTTCCTTGTGTACATAGTCAAATAATGCACCTACCtctttgtttggttaaaaaataaaaataaaaatttctatttatttcttttgtaaCAACATTAGTTATTTGCATATGGTATTTGCTTTGTTTTTTCCTTTATGGAACACGTTTATATTTTCGTACAGCCTAGGAcactaataattttgtttttaggtCGATCTTATAATATTTCATTCTTCTCTCTTTAGTTTGGAATCAAGATCAGTCTCAAATTTTGTagtaaatcatataaaattttatgttaaatttgaatctgtgtttttttttcttgttttgtttatatttaatgTATGTTTCTCTAATGGATTTAGGACTTTAACTATTTAAACAATATTCGTACGGTAGTCCTGAAAGaaatttttaatgaaatataaaaacagtctttcgttttaattttttgccaTGATTATATTATGATCTatctagggattaacccgggctacgcccgggatttttattatttttctaatttaagttgttaaattatttatatttaaggtatgatgtatatatttatataaatgttaagatgcatgtcataattaaaatttatttttaaattttaacacgttaaattaacatattttttactatttaaatatctttttttgtaattttgttggctatctagttatcatatttagcaaaactatccgTTGAATgttgaaataaatgttttagatatttaattaaactgtagagtattttcggatcgaccacatgctcaacaatcgatccatccgtaaaaagatggtcgatctccttggccaggtaagtacaattttagcaaaaatatcttttattttcaaatattaagtatataactattcttttgaatattggttttttgaattgtattttttgattaaattattgcattataatgtttatgtaaatattttttgatgtttgaatttgtgttgttcgtatacttaacctagatgatattgctgtttaacaatttattgttttctggatatagaaaataatgatatatcaaaacatatctaatacttgttaaatgatagtataatgtaaattacttccattatttgaaaataacaattgttgtttttatttttgtttttaatcagaaattatttttatttaaaaacatcattcatatataatataatagtttaagtttggaagattaatctatatatataaatttatgtatatttaaaaaaaaaaaatttaagatattatatattgagtaactgaataaagGCTGAAtctcttatcttgaaaatcaaatatttatagttttgtcttcatgttatactcaccagtccataattgatatttataactcagtatgttttttaaaaaacttagttttaagtaataaataaatttaataaattaaattcatccccTATAATGTgctgtaaactatatttaaaaactctctaaaattatattttaagcataatattactattatttaatttaagttattttaagcataatatatgctaaaccatcttaaattatatttacaataggaccatcctaaaccggttaataaaccaaaaacaatactaaaccaacatgaaccaatacctgattcggcgaggaaggaagtgtttcgggataaacgcttgaatggttattaactgtaatggtttgatcatgaaagagttagtatgaatattaacaataaaattatggattagattaatttaaatttgtaagaatatctttgagtctaagaaaaacaattcaattcccatgaataagtttggcttttggaagttgcgggttttccaacaatgaatccacctaacaaaaagtttgttgttataaaaaatctccttcaaggtcattaaaggtttttgggacggcaatatttgatggtggaaccatttttttgctcgagtgctatgaagtttttttgatagtgtgaggttgatgttgatagaataatgagttttatagagactttcttgatgtaaaactatatttttttgtttaatgtggtatttttatttttacataatttactaccattttaagatagatgtccattttatttaatgtactatttccatttttttgaaaactgtgcatttacttattattgtatatataattcatatatttatatatttataatatttacttattatttatttttctatatattttgtatttctctttcttatattttatattttgttaatatctatattttatattttaagatatatgtttaaattttaatgtatttttccatttttaatgtaaaacggcaatgtttaatagaagaactggACAAAttgtcaaatagttatatttatgtttttttctttttttataaaatggtaatgttacattatggagataaaccgtattttttttgtgaaaaatggtaatcttacatatgtttaatgttgtttttccattttttatgttgtatgtttacatattatttttaaaaatgtaaaatagtaatcttacatatgtttaatgtagtatttccatttttatgttgtatgtttacatatatttattattttcgaaattatatataatgttttttgaattttttttataaaacggtaatgttacattatggagataagccgtctttttttcaagtgaaaaatggtaatcttacatatgtttaatgtagttttttcattttttatgctgtatgtttaaatattatttataattttggaaaattagtaatattaaaatgtaaaactatattttatgccacgtgtcatctttcggaagaagttttttttttgcttatgtggacgctctatggagcctcaagattatatagcaaattacatGAGTTTATTGGTGTATCTACgccaattactctatatttaatgtagtattttcattttttatgttgtatgtttacatattatttattattttcgaaattatatataatgtttttttttacaaaatagtaatgttacattatggagataaaccgtctttttttagtgaaaaatggtaatcttacatatgtttaatgttgttttccattttttatgttgtatgtttacatattattttttaaaataaaaatgtaaaatagtaatcttacatatgtttaatgtagtatttccatttttatgttgtatgtttacatatatttattattttcgaaattatatataatgttttttgacttttttataaaacggtaatgttacattatggagataagccgtctttttttcaagtgaaaaatggtaatcttacatatgtctaatgtagttttttcattttttatgctgtatgtttaaatattatttataattttcgaaaattagtaatattaaaatgtaaaactatattttatgccacgtgtcatttttcggaagaagttttttttgcttatgtggacgctctatggagcctcaaggttatatagcaaattacatGAGTTTATGGGTGTATCTACgccaattactctatatttaatgtagtatttctattttttatgttgtatgtttacatatatttattattttcgaaattatatataatgttttttgttttttttattaaacggtagtattacattatggaattaagccgtcttttttttaaagtgaaaaatggtaattttacatatgttcaatgtagtttttctattttttatgttgtatgtttcatattatttataatttttgaaaattagtaatattaaaatgtaaaactatattttatgccacgtgtcatctttcgggagaattttttttcgttgatatggacgctctatggagcctgaAAAAGTCCCTTTTAttggtaatattacattatggaattaagccgtttttttttaaagtgaaaaatagtaattttacatatgttcaatgtagtttttctatttttatgttgtatgtttcatattatttataatttttgaaaattagtaatattaaaatgtaaaactatattttatgccacgtgtcatctttcgggagaattttttttgctgatgtggacgctctatggagcctcaaaaggtcccttttattagtaaggatttatgttgtatgtttcatattatttataatttttgaaaattagtaatattaaaatgtaaaactatattttatgccacgtgtcatctttcgggagaattttttttcgttgatatggacgctctatggagcctgaAAAAGTCCCTTTTAttggtaatattacattatggaattaagccgtttttttttaaagtgaaaaatagtaattttacatatgttcaatgtagtttttctatttttatgttgtatgtttcatattatttataatttttgaaaattagtaatattaaaatgtaaaactatattttatgccacgtgtcatctttcgggagaattttttttgctgatgtggacgctctatggagcctcaaaaggtcccttttattagtaaggattttcGTAAATAAGAATCGTTGCATTcgtgaaaaataaaatggaaaGTTGATATAAggatgaaaattataaatcaaaaagataAGGGGAAGAAACATAAATATACAAAAGCAGCGTTCTCCCAACGATCTTCGGTTGTCTTTAAGAACTCTCTCAATCTCTTATATACCTCGTCTCCGATATTTTTGCTACACGTTTAATCCATTTTCCAGGAAATTTTCtatagaaaattttgaaattaaggTTTCCCATTTCAGACATAGAAATGAATCTTACCCTAACATTTGCTAGTTCATTTTGATATAATCGAAACTTCCAGAACATGTTATTATTTCAGAAACAAACTATCTTCATATGATTGAATAAGATGGCGATTGAGGAAGAACATTGAATGTTATTtggttttgtaaaatatattttctgcaGAGTTTGGAGATAATAATGTCCAAAACTCAAATCGAATCATTTTCTGCATCTCTTCTGCAAGAACTTGAGGTTTGTTGTTTCTTCAGCTCCAAGAAACCGCCTTTTCCCTCTTCTTTTTGAAATATAGAACCGTTTCGATGATGTGGTTCTGTTTCTAATACAGATTATATGGGACGAGGTTGGAGAAACCAAAACCGAAAGAGAAAAGATTTTGAATGAGATTGAAGACGAATGCAGAAACATTTATATTGGTAAAATCGAAAAGGTTAAAGAGGAGAGGAGTCGGCTAAGACAAGACATTGTTGACTCAGAAGCAAGAGTGATTGATATATGTTCTGTAATGGAAGAGCCATCAGGTCCTGGAAGACAACAACAATCTGATCAATGTGGAAGAAATTTGAAAGAAGAGTTAGGAAAGATTCTTCTGAAACTTGAAGATATGGAAAAGAGAAAATCAGAGAGGAAAAATCAGTTTATTCAAGTGATCGAAGATATAAAAAGTGTAAGAGATGAGATTAATGGTGAATCTGATGAGACTTGTTCATCTGATTTTCCGGTTGATGAATCCGATTTATCTCTTAGAAAGCTTGAAGAGTTACATAGAGAGCTTTACACACTTCAAGAACAGAAGGTTTCCTAAACTTAActaactactttttttttactttgatttAATTTCTTGATCAAGAGGTTAATATTTTGAGGTGTTTTTTTTGGCTCAGAGGAACCGGATGAAACAGATTCAAGATCATCTAAGAACTCTGGAATCGCTTTGTTCGGTTCTTGGTTTGAATTTTCGAGAAACTGTTACCAAGATTCACCCAAGTTTAGTAGAATCTGAAGGGTCAAGAAGTATAAGTAATACAACACTTGACAAGTTAGCTTCATCAGTGAACCAATGGCACGAAACAAAGATACAAAGAATGCAAGAAGTCAGTTTAATGtttacaaacttttttttagtaTCTTACAACTTTGCTCTTTGTTCTTTACATATAATCCATATTATTGATTGCAGCTTCAAGATCTTGTGACCACAATGCTTGGGTTTTGGAATTTAATGGATACACCAGCAGAAGAACAACAAAAGTTCATGAGTATTTCATGTAATATAGCTGCTACTGCTTCTGAAATAACTAAACCTAATAGTCTTTCCACAGATTTGCTTGAAGAGGTATCTTCACATCAGCTTcaactttttcttatatttataaaactttttttgctAATTGATTGTTTAATCTTTAAAAGGTTAAAGCCGAGGTATGTCGGTTAGAGGAGTTAAAATGGAGCAAAATGAAAGAACTTGTTTTAAAGAAGAGGTCAGAGCTTGAAGAGATATGCAAAAGAACACACATTGTTCTTGAAGAGCAAGATATTGCGGTGGAGAATGTAATTAAAGCCATTGAATCAGGAGACGTGAACCCTGAAAATATACTAGAACATATCGAGTATCGAGCTGGGAAAGTGAAAGAGGAAGCTTTAAGCAGAAAAGAGATTCTtgaaaaaactgaaaaatgGTTGAATGCTTGTGAGGAAGAGACTTGGCTTGAAGAGTATAATCAGGTTTGTCTCTTTTATAACCATCCATGGTCTTTCACATTTTGTGGTTAGTTATGGattttttatgatttgtatAGGATGAAAACCGGTACAATGCTGGAAAAGGATCTCACCTAATACTCAAACGTGCAGAGAAAGCTAGAGCACTCGTTAATAAACTTCCAGGTTTCATATAAAGAAAGTTTTCAGATTGTTATCTTTGGGACTCTTTAACTAACTGAaaacttcttgattcttcttagCTATGGCTGAAGCATTAGTTTCCAAGATTACAACATGGGAATCAGAGACAGAAGCTGAGTTTCTATTTGATGGTGTATGAGTTATCTTTTTCTGTCACTCAAAGTCCTCTCTTAGCATGCATAATTGATCTATTCATCTGATTTTCTACATTCAGAATCGTCTACTTTCAATGTTAGAAGAGTATAcagaactcaaagaagagaaagaacaaGAACGTCGCAGGAGAAGAGTATTTTTAGCTAACACTCTTTTGCATCAATACACTTCTATGAGTAACCAAACGTAATGCTTGTTGGGTTTTGGTTGTTTATAGGAACTGAAGAAACTTCAAGGTCAAGTTACACCAGAACAAGACAAAGGAACCCCTACTAAGCATCAAAGCGCGAAAAAGAGTCTTAAAGTATCAACTAACAAGAGATTTGGATCATCTCCTCAAACTCCTCGATCTGATTCTCCTCATTCAGCAAAATCTTTTACATCTCAATCACGCCATGCCTGAAAATATGGAGCAACAACTTAAAAGTAGTCTTTTTAGTTCACTTTTATTCAACTAAAAAGAATCTATAGGAGTGATTACATGAAGACACCTCAACTATGTTCTTAACAACACCATATAAACAAAAGAGATCAGAAAGAGAGAGTTGTCTAGAAACTAAGTCATCAGCTTTTTTTGTTGGTAATATGTTATGATAAGTCACCACTTTTGTTAAACCCTTCGGTATGCTTAAAGACTTGCTAACTTATTAAGAGAGTCTGACAAATGAAAGGAATCTGAATGATTATTGGATCATTTCATTTGTGTTATGTCATGTACTCCAAGTGTGTACAGACACTGTGTCGCGGAAAGTAGATTTGACTTTGACCGACAAAATGTACTTGCTGCAAAAATCAGTGTCGATTCTTTATCCAAAGactacttcttctttttttgagaatttattTCTAAGTACGTGAAACAAAATCCTTGCGTAAGTGAATAAAAAGATTTAGCTTATCTTGAAAATTAATTGGTCTTAGTATATTTTCAAAGCAAATTTCGTTGGTCAACGTTACTAAAAGTGATTTACAAAGGATATTGTCAGAACAcggtattttttatttttttgaaattttcactttaacttttttttttttttgcagtttcGTTTTATTTAATTAGACATATTAATTTTCCAAGACGGACGTGGATCTTTCTCTAAACCAAAATTAATAGATTGATTTTATAACTATTATATCATCGATATTAGAataatattaaatgaaacaacTGTCTACATGATATTTTTAGTATATAGTATTATTTCTTTCTCCTACAATtttccattttatttatttacttccTTTTTCCTttgcaaaaatatattatatcttTCTGTTATGAAAAATTTGGGGGATATTGCATCTAATTTCTGAGAGATTTTTTACTTTGCTAATTTCCGGTGAGATCAAGAGGTTAATCACCCACTGAGAAAGCTTTTGCATTTTTCTGCTACAGTGTTAGTTTCAGCTCCATAACTGTTGAAAGGTAAGAAACCAAATCTAAAAACGGTaaccaatttttttcttctggttTAATCTTTGATCCCAGCTATTTCATCCATCTTTATATCTAGTTAATtttgtctgaaaaaaaaaacaaaggaaaacaaaagaaatatttgcttcttcatcttcttcctctatcTCTCTAAGTTTCTTTCTCTTCATCTTTGTTGAATTTAGCATTCACGGGCAAAATTGTTCTgctatttttttggtaatttgaGACTTTAAAAATGGAGGAGAAAGGTGGAATGAGTCCAAGTGGGGTCATCACAGTTAAGGGAGATGAAACTTTGGCACCAAGAACAGAGTTTCAACAAAACCCTAGCTTTCTTCCATCTGTGAGACCCACGACGGTGGTACCTCCTCTCCCTCCGGCTCCAGCCACTGTGACTCCTGGCTCAGCCGCTGCAGCGCCTCCGCCATCAATCTCTAGCGCAGGGACAGATCtgacaaagaagaagagagggagGCCGAGAAAATACGCTCCAGATGGTAGTCTGAACCCTAGGGCTTCGAGACCAACTCTGTCTCCGACTCCAATCTCATCTTCCATTCCATTCTCTGGAGATTATCATCATCATTCTCATTGGAAACGAGGAAAGGCTCATCAGCAACCTGTTGAATTCATCAAGAGATCTAACAAGTTTGAGTATGAAAGCAGCCCAGGTAAACTTTGCAGTCTAGTCGTGTGTGTTTTAATCTTTTGCATTGGTTTTAGTGAGATAGATCTGATCTGGAGTTTTGAGTTATGTGTTGATGTGATTTAATGTGAATTTTTTGAGATGTTGGGAAGTGGGACCAAACATAACTGGGCACCCTTTTGTCTGAAGAAGGTACAAAGAGACCAGTTAGAAGACAGAGAAAGAGATCTGATGATGCTGATTgaacaaacataaaataaaaatacaaaaaagatttaaaacaaAGAGAGAATAATCTCTTGTTGTCTCTTCATCTTTAGAAGATAAAGAGTGTCTAGTCGTGTTAATTGTTAATTTGTCAGCATAGATCTTAAGGTTTCTAATCAGCTTGGTTAATTCTGTTTTAATTATTGTTATGGATAGTTATAGACAAGGATGATCAAGTTGGCTAGTTGAGAATTAGAGTTTATTAATTATCTGATTAGTCAAAGTCAATATCATCAAAACTCTGTTTTATCTATTTGTAGCTCCTCCTCCTGCTGGGCTATCATGCTATATGGGTGCAAATTTTACAACACATCAGTTTACTGTCAATGCTGGTGAGGTAATAAATTTCCCAAAACATGATTTTTTCTTTGGTAATGGATTATGTGTATCATTGTtttgagaatatatattttcttttaatcagGATGTAACGATGAAAGTTATGCCGTATTCACAAGGTTCTCGAGCTATATGCATTCTTTCTGCTACTGGTACCATCTCCAATGTCACACTTCGTCAACCTACCACTTCAGGAGGCACTCTTACATATGAGGTAACCTAATTAACACTATATTTTTGGTTCTTGATGAGATTTTTGGCGGTTCTTGAATTAGTTTGTTATCTTGTCTTAGGGTCGATTTGAGATACTTTCTCTATCTGGTTCCTTTATGCCTACTGAAAACTGTGGAACCAAAGGTCGGTCCGGTGGTATGAGCATTTCTTTAGCCGGACCAAATGGTAAAATAATCGGCGGTGGCCTTGCTGGTATGCTCATAGCAGCTGGTCCTGTCCAGGTAACAGAATCTTGATTatctaataaattaaaaacatatttaataatTCCATTGTGATTATAATTTGTGACAGGTGATAATGGGAAGTTTCATTGTGATGCATCAAGCAGAACAAACACATAAGAAGAAGCCTCGAATCATGGAGGCTTGTCCTCCTCCACCACAACCACAACAACAACCTCCAACTTTCACTATCACCACTGTGAATTCCACTTCTCCTGCGGTGGCCACCGTAGAGGAGCCAAAACAACAAACCTACGGTGGTGGTGGTACAATGAGACCGTTGTCTCAAATGCCTTCTTCTTTCCACAACGATAGTATCACAACGACCTATCATGGATATGGGAATATGAACACTGGTGCTACTAAttataaagaagaagatgactaTGAAAATGGTGGGGATGATGATTCCGGCGATACTAGGAGCCTATCTAATAGTGGTTGAGCAATCCTAGGACTTTCTTTTGTAGGAAGTAAGATACCTTTAAGGTCAAAAGTGTTTCAGCTATTCTTTTCTTTGCTTTTAGAGGGTTGTTTCAGGTGTGAggctttttctaaaaaattctTCTTACTGTGTGTTTTTCTAGGGTATTTGTTTTTGTGATCGGTTTAGCTTAATTATGTTGAAATCGTcgattaaattatgttttatggTTGCGGTTATTGAGATTAAAATTTACTATTTTGCATATGACATAGTTCTAACCAATTTTATATTCtacataatttttgatttagTCAAAATAACACTCGAAATCTATAAAAAGTTCCAATGGTCTCTTTGGCCGTCCTTGTTTTGATAACACTGGTTTTTATCGGGAGATCTAGAAGATCGATCCAATCCAATATTCAATATTAAGATATACATCAATATATTAGAATAGGAAGTTTATCATTATCTATTATATACTATTCCATATTAGTTTAGGAAATTAGTTTGATTTATTCTCTATATAAACTATGCATCTTGTAACATTATTTTCATGAGAGTCTAATATAATTCTtccataaacacttttgtgttcTTTACTCTCATCAATttgtcatggtatcagagcaagaacaaaattaaaaacatcaaaaatatccTTATTCTCGTGTTGTCTTGCAAAATCGCAGAACAATCACTTCTCAttcaaaaacttttttattcacgacttgaagaagaagattttTATTCAATCATAGTCTTGGTTGTCTTTGCAAAATCGCAAATCATCAAACTTATTCTCTATTCTTTTGTTTCTCAATTTGAAGCAAGGAAAATTCATTCAACAATTTAAATTCATTCATCAACTTTCGTATGGCTATTAGCTCACGAAGATTCAGATTTCTTGACAGCAGTTTACCGGCAGCCGATTCACCCTACCGTGAAGATTGCAAAGCAAACAATCATCTCATTGTAGGATGGATAAAACAAATATTCGAACCAAAACTCAGATCATCTATCTCTGCTTGCAAAATCGCAAGCTATGGGACATTCATCAAGCTTCTGCAACGATTAGCGCATGAGCTACTTCTACCACCTATTTTGAAGATTGTTCAATCTCATACGTGTTACCACGTATGAACTTGAGGGAGGGTATTGGGAGATCTAGAAGATCGATCCAATCCAGTATTCAATATTAAGATATACATCAATATATTAGAATAGGAAGTTTATCATTATCTATTATATACTATTCCATATTAGTTTAGGAAATTAGTTTGATTTATTCTCTATATAAACTATGCATCTTGTAACATTATTTTCATGAGAgtctaatataattttttcataaacacttttgtgttcTTTACTCTCATCAATTTGTCAGTTTTGCTTCGGGTGATGTTATGAGCAAGTTGGGTCCGAGGGAAGTCGCCATGGTTAAGGAAATGAATGAGTAGGATGAAATTATAAAAGAGATACGAGCAAGATAATAGGCATagtagtttcaaaaaaaaaaagataataggcATAGCAGGGCTTCATTAAACAAAGAATGATGGAGAGTCAAAGtcgaaactattttttttatctctaaGGTGAATGGCAAGATGCATAGCTTTTGTTTTTGGTCTAGCTCTTATATTATCAGTGGCGCAACCTATGAGGTTTAAATAATCTTAAGACCCAAACATTTCAGAATCTATGAGGTTCAATTAACGGCCCAAACATTTTAGAATTATATTCACTAAATTCTGATTCTAATGTTTTATGttctataattatattaaaaactctgataatatacaaaaaatataaaaaaggttTTTTGTGTATAGGAGTCTAGGACGTTCAAAATTACTTATCAAAGGTTCTACAATGTTTGTGAAGCCTTCCATTAAGTTTTGTGgactttaaaaatcataaagcTGTGATAATTtagaaaacaaactaaaattaatttaaaagaacttttgagttattttaatTTGGGAAATTTGCCAAAACGGAATAAAAACATAGCATGGTTGTCCATTCGCTATAATACCATCATTAAATTGTCCCTTtagtataatttatttcataataCCAAAACTAACCTTtgattaatcaaattaaatacaTTAAACACAATTTAAAAGCTTAACTGAactttaaatagttaaataaaaaggaaaacaattttttaatttaaaagttttattttttattaaaaagtttaataaaactaaaaagttcagaaacgttttaatttttttataaaaacaaaactatgTAAAACGTTTTTATAATGTTtagttaatgttttattaaaaactttcttataaagttttatttttatttttattaaagtttattaaaaacgttttacaaagttttatttttatttttctacaaaCGTTTTAAAACGTTAaattaaaaaagtttattttttttattaaaaggtttaacaaaaaaagaaagaacgttttttaaaaaaagtttaataaaaaggaaaaaacatTTTTGACAAGGTAAATCGAGCTATACACATTTTAAGAAAGTTATAATATTTGCTTAACagaaattttcttaatttttgcaaaaaaacatgttttcttatccgtagaagacACCTTCTACACTGTGTAGAACAATGACAAAAGTTGAGAATGCAATTTCTACTTCATGTAGACGTCCGAGTAATGTTTAGATTTCACATTCCAAGAATTTTAGAATATTTCATAAAAGTAGAAACTGCATTACGGAGAAAAGTAGATATATTTACAATTAGTAAAATTCGCATTCCccatatttagaattttaattaaaagtagATTGTTTGTTCTAAAAAAAAGTAGACGAACTTGTATAATCTAAAATTCGTTTCTACTAATTCATTTTCTGTAGAAGACAAAAACTAATTTTAGTagaacataatttaaaatttttatttattaagttttttattttgtgtatatgagTGTTTTATTAATtgcttatattttaataatttttttgattcatgaaattatttattttattaagtttcacaaatataaaagataaaatagagacaaaatagataaaaattgttttatactAAATGGACAACCATGCTATTTTTTGGTCTGTTTTGacaattttctcttttaatttttacGTTCAAGTagtattaaaaactaaaaagacaaaGGAGCCACCCATCAAATTCACCCATGATAGTTAAAAAAGACCTTAATAAAAGATGATGTCTCCTGCAAGGTT is part of the Brassica rapa cultivar Chiifu-401-42 chromosome A09, CAAS_Brap_v3.01, whole genome shotgun sequence genome and harbors:
- the LOC103837487 gene encoding 65-kDa microtubule-associated protein 9, which encodes MSKTQIESFSASLLQELEIIWDEVGETKTEREKILNEIEDECRNIYIGKIEKVKEERSRLRQDIVDSEARVIDICSVMEEPSGPGRQQQSDQCGRNLKEELGKILLKLEDMEKRKSERKNQFIQVIEDIKSVRDEINGESDETCSSDFPVDESDLSLRKLEELHRELYTLQEQKRNRMKQIQDHLRTLESLCSVLGLNFRETVTKIHPSLVESEGSRSISNTTLDKLASSVNQWHETKIQRMQELQDLVTTMLGFWNLMDTPAEEQQKFMSISCNIAATASEITKPNSLSTDLLEEVKAEVCRLEELKWSKMKELVLKKRSELEEICKRTHIVLEEQDIAVENVIKAIESGDVNPENILEHIEYRAGKVKEEALSRKEILEKTEKWLNACEEETWLEEYNQDENRYNAGKGSHLILKRAEKARALVNKLPAMAEALVSKITTWESETEAEFLFDGNRLLSMLEEYTELKEEKEQERRRRRELKKLQGQVTPEQDKGTPTKHQSAKKSLKVSTNKRFGSSPQTPRSDSPHSAKSFTSQSRHA
- the LOC103837408 gene encoding AT-hook motif nuclear-localized protein 6; this encodes MEEKGGMSPSGVITVKGDETLAPRTEFQQNPSFLPSVRPTTVVPPLPPAPATVTPGSAAAAPPPSISSAGTDLTKKKRGRPRKYAPDGSLNPRASRPTLSPTPISSSIPFSGDYHHHSHWKRGKAHQQPVEFIKRSNKFEYESSPAPPPAGLSCYMGANFTTHQFTVNAGEDVTMKVMPYSQGSRAICILSATGTISNVTLRQPTTSGGTLTYEGRFEILSLSGSFMPTENCGTKGRSGGMSISLAGPNGKIIGGGLAGMLIAAGPVQVIMGSFIVMHQAEQTHKKKPRIMEACPPPPQPQQQPPTFTITTVNSTSPAVATVEEPKQQTYGGGGTMRPLSQMPSSFHNDSITTTYHGYGNMNTGATNYKEEDDYENGGDDDSGDTRSLSNSG